In the Limanda limanda chromosome 1, fLimLim1.1, whole genome shotgun sequence genome, one interval contains:
- the ppfia2 gene encoding liprin-alpha-2 isoform X5: MIFSDMSAGTNSPKVHPPNGTRFYTFQEFAALTKELNACRENLLEKEEEISELKAERNNTRLLLEHLECLVSRHERSLRMTVVKRQAQSPSGVSSEVEVLKALKSLFEHHKALDEKVRERLRVSLERVSALEEELTANNQEIVALREQNAHIQRKVASGDGGDDLLDGSDAQQKVHSKRLSNGSLESAHEASQVVELQDLLEKQNYELAQMKERMSSLSSRVSEVEQELETARKDLIKSEEMNIKYQRDIKEAMCQKEDMEERIVTLEKRYLMAQRESTSVHDINDKLENELANKEAFLRQMEEKNRQLQERLELAEQKLQQTMRKAETLPEVEAELAQRIAALTKAEERHGSIEERMRHLECQLEEKNQELLRARQREKMNEEHNKRLSDTVDRLLTESNERLQLHLKERMAALEEKNVLIQDSEGYRKQYEDSIHEKTHLAEEIEKLRSEIDQFRLRTGSLTEPSLSRSHLDTSTELRFSLGSLAETQSDHYRSAKVIRRPRRGRMGLRETKAKSLGEHEWRSQQLGVLGGHHFESDTEMSDIDDDDRETMFSSMDLLSPSGHSDAQTLAMMLQEQLDAINKEIRLIQEEKESTELRAEEIENRVASVSLEGLNLARMHHHGASITASATASSLASSSPPSGHSTPKLDSRSPARDMERMGVMTLPSDLRKHRRKIAAVDEDGHEDKATIKCETSPPPTPRTVRMTHTLPASSHNDARGMVASLEAEASALSSVASSQDSLHKQPKKKGIKSSIGRLFGKKEKGRMGSSATMMDPDMAGQDLGLGKLGTQAEKDRRMKKKHELLEDARRKGLPFAQWDGPTVVAWLELWLGMPAWYVAACRANVKSGAIMSALSDTEIQREIGISNPLHRLKLRLAIQEMVSLTSPSAPPTSRTVNSEEGSWAQTLAYGDMNHEWIGNEWLPSLGLPQYRSYFMECLVDARMLDHLTKKDLRVHLKMVDSFHRTSLQYGIMGLKKLNYDRKELERRREHSQHEMRDVLVWSNERVIRWVQSIGLRDYANILLESGVHGALVALDDNFDFTSLALLLQIPNQNTQARQILEREYNNLLALGTDRRLDECDDKDFRGPSWRRQFQPRDPHGMCMMAGSAETLPAGFRLTTSAHSRRLPPEVGSSTVQRLDTSTVRTYSC; this comes from the exons gaGTTTGCGGCGCTGACCAAGGAGCTGAACGCCTGCAGGGAGAACCtgctggagaaggaggaggagatctcCGAGCTGAAAGCGGAGAGGAACAACACCAGG CTCCTGCTGGAACATCTGGAGTGTCTGGTGTCCAGACACGAGCGGTCGCTGCGCATGACGGTGGTCAAGCGTCAGGCTCAGTCACCCTCGGGGGTCTCCAGCGAGGTTGAGGTCCTCAAAGCTCTCAAGTCCCTGTTTGAACACCACAAAGCCCTCGATGAGAAG GTCAGGGAGAGACTACGGGTGTCACTGGAGAGGGTGTCCGCCTTGGAGGAGGAGCTTACAGCAAACAATCAGGAG ATTGTGGCCTTACGGGAACAGAATGCTCACATCCAGAGGAAAGTGGCGTCCGGGGACGGAGGAGACGACCTCCTGGACGGAAGTGACGCTCAGCAGAAAGTCCACAGCAAG CGCCTGTCCAACGGCTCCCTGGAGTCGGCCCACGAGGCGAGTCAGGTGGTGGAGCTGCAGGACCTGCTGGAGAAGCAGAACTACGAGCTGGCCCAGATGAAGGAGCGCATGTCCTCGCTCTCCTCGCGGGTCTCCGaggtggagcaggagctggagaccGCCCGCAAGGACCTCATCAAGTCGGAGGAGATGAACATCAAGTACCAGAGGGACATCAAAGAg gccatGTGTCAAAAGGAAGACATGGAGGAGCGGATCGTCACGCTGGAGAAACGCTACCTGATGGCCCAGCGCGAGTCGACCTCGGTGCACGACATCAACGACAAACTGGAGAATGAGCTGGCCAACAAGGAGGCATTCCTCAGACAG atggaggagaagaaccGGCAGCTCCAGGAGAGGTTGGAGCTGGCCGAGCAGAAGCTCCAGCAGACCATGAGGAAGGCCGAGACGCTGCCGGAGGTCGAGGCTGAACTGGCCCAGCGGATAGCGGCCCTCACAAAG GCGGAGGAGCGTCACGGGAGCATCGAGGAGCGCATGAGGCACTTGGAGTgccagctggaggagaagaaccaGGAGCTGCTGCGG GCtcgacagagagagaagatgaacgAGGAGCACAACAAGCGGCTGTCGGACACGGTGGACCGACTCCTCACCGAGTCCAACGAGcgtctgcagcttcacctcaaGGAGAGAATGGCAGCTCTGGAGGAGAAG AACGTGTTGATCCAGGACTCTGAAGGTTACAGGAAACAGTACGAGGACTCCATCCACGAAAAA ACGCATCTAGCAGAGGAGATTGAGAAACTGAGATCGGAGATCGACCAGTTCAGACTGAGGACAGGTTCCCTCACAGAACCCAGCCTGTCAAG GTCTCATCTGGACACGTCCACCGAGCTTCGCTTCTCTCTGGGATCTCTGGCTGAAACCCAGTCGGACCACTACCGCTCGGCCAAGGTCATCCGCCGGCCGAGGAGAGGTCGAATGGGTCTGCGTGAAACCAAG GCCAAATCCCTGGGCGAGCACGAGTGGCGCTCCCAGCAGCTCGGCGTTCTGGGCGGTCACCACTTCGAGAGCGACACCGAGATGTCGGACATCGACGACGACGACAGGGAAACGATGTTCAGCTCCATGGACCTGCTCTCGCCCAGCGGCCACTCCGACGCACAAACCCTGGCCATGATgctgcaggagcagctggacGCCATCAACAAGGAGATTCg GCTGatccaggaggagaaggagtccACGGAGCTGCGGGCGGAGGAGATCGAGAACCGCGTGGCCAGCGTCAGCCTGGAGGGGCTCAACCTGGCCCGAATGCACCACCACGGAGCCTCCATCACTGCCTCGGCCACCGCCTCCTCcctggcctcctcctccccacccAGCGGACACTCCACCCCCAAACTCGACTCCCGGAGTCCTGCTCGGGACATGGAGCGGATGGGGGTCATGACACTG CCCAGTGAtctgaggaaacacaggagaaaG ATCGCAGCGGTGGACGAGGACGGCCACGAGGACAAGGCCACCATCAAGTGTGAGACATCCCCCCCTCCAACGCCACGCACAGTCcgaatgacacacacactgccagccTCCTCGCACAATGACGCACGAGG GATGGTGGCCTCCCTGGAGGCTGAGGCCAGCGCCCTGAGCAGCGTCGCCAGCAGCCAAGACTCCCTCCACAAGCAGCCGAAGAAGAAGGGCATCAAGTCATCCATCGGGCGGCTGTTCGGCAAGAAGGAGAAAGGCCGGATGG GTTCATCAGCGACCATGATGGACCCGGACATGGCCGGCCAGGACCTGGGCCTGGGGAAGCTGGGGACTCAGGCTGAGAAGGACCGCAGGATGAAAAAGAA ACACGAGCTATTGGAGGATGCCAGGAGAAAGGGTTTACCTTTCGCCCAATGGGACGGCCCAACTGTCGTCGCCTGGCTGGAG CTGTGGTTGGGGATGCCGGCGTGGTACGTGGCGGCGTGTCGAGCCAACGTGAAGAGCGGCGCCATCATGTCGGCGCTCTCCGACACGGAGATCCAGAGGGAGATCGGCATCAGCAACCCGCTGCACCGGCTCAAGCTCCGCCTGGCCATCCAGGAAATGGTCTCCCTCACCAGCCCCTCAGCCCCGCCCACTTCGAGAACCGTGA ACTCTGAAGAGGGCAGCTGGGCACAG ACTCTGGCTTACGGCGACATGAACCATGAGTGGATAGGGAACGAGTGGCTGCCCAGTCTCGGACTACCTCAGTACCGCAGCTACTTCATGGAGTGCCTGGTGGACGCCCGCATGCTGGACCACCTCACCAAGAAGGACCTGAGGGTGCACCTCAAAATGGTGGACAGCTTCCACAG AACAAGTTTACAGTACGGAATCATGGGTCTGAAGAAGCTCAACTACGACaggaaggagctggagagacgCCGGGAGCACAGCCAGCATGAGATGAGAG ACGTGCTGGTGTGGAGCAACGAGCGGGTGATCCGCTGGGTGCAGAGCATCGGCCTGAGGGACTACGCCAACATCCTACTGGAGAGCGGCGTGCACGGGGCCCTGGTCGCCCTGGACGACAACTTTGACTTCACCAGCCTTGCCCTGCTCCTCCAGATCCCCAATCAAAACACTCAG GCACGTCAGATTCTGGAGCGAGAGTACAACAATCTGTTGGCCCTGGGCACCGACAGGAGGCTGGACGAG TGTGACGACAAAGATTTCCGCGGCCCCTCGTGGAGGCGACAGTTCCAGCCCAGAGACCCTCACGGTATGTGTATGATGGCCGGATCAGCAGAGACGCTCCCTGCCGGTTTCCGTCTCACCACGTCGGCTCACTCTCGGAGGCTGCCCCCTGAGG TCGGATCCTCTACGGTGCAGCGGCTGGACACCTCCACGGTGAGAACCTATTCctgctga
- the ppfia2 gene encoding liprin-alpha-2 isoform X6 — MIFSDMSAGTNSPKVHPPNGTRFYTFQEFAALTKELNACRENLLEKEEEISELKAERNNTRLLLEHLECLVSRHERSLRMTVVKRQAQSPSGVSSEVEVLKALKSLFEHHKALDEKIVALREQNAHIQRKVASGDGGDDLLDGSDAQQKVHSKRLSNGSLESAHEASQVVELQDLLEKQNYELAQMKERMSSLSSRVSEVEQELETARKDLIKSEEMNIKYQRDIKEAMCQKEDMEERIVTLEKRYLMAQRESTSVHDINDKLENELANKEAFLRQMEEKNRQLQERLELAEQKLQQTMRKAETLPEVEAELAQRIAALTKAEERHGSIEERMRHLECQLEEKNQELLRARQREKMNEEHNKRLSDTVDRLLTESNERLQLHLKERMAALEEKNVLIQDSEGYRKQYEDSIHEKTHLAEEIEKLRSEIDQFRLRTGSLTEPSLSRSHLDTSTELRFSLGSLAETQSDHYRSAKVIRRPRRGRMGLRETKAKSLGEHEWRSQQLGVLGGHHFESDTEMSDIDDDDRETMFSSMDLLSPSGHSDAQTLAMMLQEQLDAINKEIRLIQEEKESTELRAEEIENRVASVSLEGLNLARMHHHGASITASATASSLASSSPPSGHSTPKLDSRSPARDMERMGVMTLPSDLRKHRRKIAAVDEDGHEDKATIKCETSPPPTPRTVRMTHTLPASSHNDARGMVASLEAEASALSSVASSQDSLHKQPKKKGIKSSIGRLFGKKEKGRMGSSATMMDPDMAGQDLGLGKLGTQAEKDRRMKKKHELLEDARRKGLPFAQWDGPTVVAWLELWLGMPAWYVAACRANVKSGAIMSALSDTEIQREIGISNPLHRLKLRLAIQEMVSLTSPSAPPTSRTASGNVWLTHEEMETMAAPSKTVNSEEGSWAQTLAYGDMNHEWIGNEWLPSLGLPQYRSYFMECLVDARMLDHLTKKDLRVHLKMVDSFHRTSLQYGIMGLKKLNYDRKELERRREHSQHEMRDVLVWSNERVIRWVQSIGLRDYANILLESGVHGALVALDDNFDFTSLALLLQIPNQNTQARQILEREYNNLLALGTDRRLDECDDKDFRGPSWRRQFQPRDPHGMCMMAGSAETLPAGFRLTTSAHSRRLPPEVGSSTVQRLDTSTVRTYSC, encoded by the exons gaGTTTGCGGCGCTGACCAAGGAGCTGAACGCCTGCAGGGAGAACCtgctggagaaggaggaggagatctcCGAGCTGAAAGCGGAGAGGAACAACACCAGG CTCCTGCTGGAACATCTGGAGTGTCTGGTGTCCAGACACGAGCGGTCGCTGCGCATGACGGTGGTCAAGCGTCAGGCTCAGTCACCCTCGGGGGTCTCCAGCGAGGTTGAGGTCCTCAAAGCTCTCAAGTCCCTGTTTGAACACCACAAAGCCCTCGATGAGAAG ATTGTGGCCTTACGGGAACAGAATGCTCACATCCAGAGGAAAGTGGCGTCCGGGGACGGAGGAGACGACCTCCTGGACGGAAGTGACGCTCAGCAGAAAGTCCACAGCAAG CGCCTGTCCAACGGCTCCCTGGAGTCGGCCCACGAGGCGAGTCAGGTGGTGGAGCTGCAGGACCTGCTGGAGAAGCAGAACTACGAGCTGGCCCAGATGAAGGAGCGCATGTCCTCGCTCTCCTCGCGGGTCTCCGaggtggagcaggagctggagaccGCCCGCAAGGACCTCATCAAGTCGGAGGAGATGAACATCAAGTACCAGAGGGACATCAAAGAg gccatGTGTCAAAAGGAAGACATGGAGGAGCGGATCGTCACGCTGGAGAAACGCTACCTGATGGCCCAGCGCGAGTCGACCTCGGTGCACGACATCAACGACAAACTGGAGAATGAGCTGGCCAACAAGGAGGCATTCCTCAGACAG atggaggagaagaaccGGCAGCTCCAGGAGAGGTTGGAGCTGGCCGAGCAGAAGCTCCAGCAGACCATGAGGAAGGCCGAGACGCTGCCGGAGGTCGAGGCTGAACTGGCCCAGCGGATAGCGGCCCTCACAAAG GCGGAGGAGCGTCACGGGAGCATCGAGGAGCGCATGAGGCACTTGGAGTgccagctggaggagaagaaccaGGAGCTGCTGCGG GCtcgacagagagagaagatgaacgAGGAGCACAACAAGCGGCTGTCGGACACGGTGGACCGACTCCTCACCGAGTCCAACGAGcgtctgcagcttcacctcaaGGAGAGAATGGCAGCTCTGGAGGAGAAG AACGTGTTGATCCAGGACTCTGAAGGTTACAGGAAACAGTACGAGGACTCCATCCACGAAAAA ACGCATCTAGCAGAGGAGATTGAGAAACTGAGATCGGAGATCGACCAGTTCAGACTGAGGACAGGTTCCCTCACAGAACCCAGCCTGTCAAG GTCTCATCTGGACACGTCCACCGAGCTTCGCTTCTCTCTGGGATCTCTGGCTGAAACCCAGTCGGACCACTACCGCTCGGCCAAGGTCATCCGCCGGCCGAGGAGAGGTCGAATGGGTCTGCGTGAAACCAAG GCCAAATCCCTGGGCGAGCACGAGTGGCGCTCCCAGCAGCTCGGCGTTCTGGGCGGTCACCACTTCGAGAGCGACACCGAGATGTCGGACATCGACGACGACGACAGGGAAACGATGTTCAGCTCCATGGACCTGCTCTCGCCCAGCGGCCACTCCGACGCACAAACCCTGGCCATGATgctgcaggagcagctggacGCCATCAACAAGGAGATTCg GCTGatccaggaggagaaggagtccACGGAGCTGCGGGCGGAGGAGATCGAGAACCGCGTGGCCAGCGTCAGCCTGGAGGGGCTCAACCTGGCCCGAATGCACCACCACGGAGCCTCCATCACTGCCTCGGCCACCGCCTCCTCcctggcctcctcctccccacccAGCGGACACTCCACCCCCAAACTCGACTCCCGGAGTCCTGCTCGGGACATGGAGCGGATGGGGGTCATGACACTG CCCAGTGAtctgaggaaacacaggagaaaG ATCGCAGCGGTGGACGAGGACGGCCACGAGGACAAGGCCACCATCAAGTGTGAGACATCCCCCCCTCCAACGCCACGCACAGTCcgaatgacacacacactgccagccTCCTCGCACAATGACGCACGAGG GATGGTGGCCTCCCTGGAGGCTGAGGCCAGCGCCCTGAGCAGCGTCGCCAGCAGCCAAGACTCCCTCCACAAGCAGCCGAAGAAGAAGGGCATCAAGTCATCCATCGGGCGGCTGTTCGGCAAGAAGGAGAAAGGCCGGATGG GTTCATCAGCGACCATGATGGACCCGGACATGGCCGGCCAGGACCTGGGCCTGGGGAAGCTGGGGACTCAGGCTGAGAAGGACCGCAGGATGAAAAAGAA ACACGAGCTATTGGAGGATGCCAGGAGAAAGGGTTTACCTTTCGCCCAATGGGACGGCCCAACTGTCGTCGCCTGGCTGGAG CTGTGGTTGGGGATGCCGGCGTGGTACGTGGCGGCGTGTCGAGCCAACGTGAAGAGCGGCGCCATCATGTCGGCGCTCTCCGACACGGAGATCCAGAGGGAGATCGGCATCAGCAACCCGCTGCACCGGCTCAAGCTCCGCCTGGCCATCCAGGAAATGGTCTCCCTCACCAGCCCCTCAGCCCCGCCCACTTCGAGAACC GCGTCAGGCAATGTATGGCTGACCCATGAGGAGATGGAGACCATGGCAGCCCCCTCTAAAACGGTCA ACTCTGAAGAGGGCAGCTGGGCACAG ACTCTGGCTTACGGCGACATGAACCATGAGTGGATAGGGAACGAGTGGCTGCCCAGTCTCGGACTACCTCAGTACCGCAGCTACTTCATGGAGTGCCTGGTGGACGCCCGCATGCTGGACCACCTCACCAAGAAGGACCTGAGGGTGCACCTCAAAATGGTGGACAGCTTCCACAG AACAAGTTTACAGTACGGAATCATGGGTCTGAAGAAGCTCAACTACGACaggaaggagctggagagacgCCGGGAGCACAGCCAGCATGAGATGAGAG ACGTGCTGGTGTGGAGCAACGAGCGGGTGATCCGCTGGGTGCAGAGCATCGGCCTGAGGGACTACGCCAACATCCTACTGGAGAGCGGCGTGCACGGGGCCCTGGTCGCCCTGGACGACAACTTTGACTTCACCAGCCTTGCCCTGCTCCTCCAGATCCCCAATCAAAACACTCAG GCACGTCAGATTCTGGAGCGAGAGTACAACAATCTGTTGGCCCTGGGCACCGACAGGAGGCTGGACGAG TGTGACGACAAAGATTTCCGCGGCCCCTCGTGGAGGCGACAGTTCCAGCCCAGAGACCCTCACGGTATGTGTATGATGGCCGGATCAGCAGAGACGCTCCCTGCCGGTTTCCGTCTCACCACGTCGGCTCACTCTCGGAGGCTGCCCCCTGAGG TCGGATCCTCTACGGTGCAGCGGCTGGACACCTCCACGGTGAGAACCTATTCctgctga
- the ppfia2 gene encoding liprin-alpha-2 isoform X1, whose translation MMCEVMPTISEDTALSQRGSQSSSSDPDSHFEQLMVNMLDERDRLLDTLRETQESLGLAQQHAQDVIYDRDALQRQLSSALPQEFAALTKELNACRENLLEKEEEISELKAERNNTRLLLEHLECLVSRHERSLRMTVVKRQAQSPSGVSSEVEVLKALKSLFEHHKALDEKVRERLRVSLERVSALEEELTANNQEIVALREQNAHIQRKVASGDGGDDLLDGSDAQQKVHSKRLSNGSLESAHEASQVVELQDLLEKQNYELAQMKERMSSLSSRVSEVEQELETARKDLIKSEEMNIKYQRDIKEAMCQKEDMEERIVTLEKRYLMAQRESTSVHDINDKLENELANKEAFLRQMEEKNRQLQERLELAEQKLQQTMRKAETLPEVEAELAQRIAALTKAEERHGSIEERMRHLECQLEEKNQELLRARQREKMNEEHNKRLSDTVDRLLTESNERLQLHLKERMAALEEKNVLIQDSEGYRKQYEDSIHEKTHLAEEIEKLRSEIDQFRLRTGSLTEPSLSRSHLDTSTELRFSLGSLAETQSDHYRSAKVIRRPRRGRMGLRETKAKSLGEHEWRSQQLGVLGGHHFESDTEMSDIDDDDRETMFSSMDLLSPSGHSDAQTLAMMLQEQLDAINKEIRLIQEEKESTELRAEEIENRVASVSLEGLNLARMHHHGASITASATASSLASSSPPSGHSTPKLDSRSPARDMERMGVMTLPSDLRKHRRKIAAVDEDGHEDKATIKCETSPPPTPRTVRMTHTLPASSHNDARGMVASLEAEASALSSVASSQDSLHKQPKKKGIKSSIGRLFGKKEKGRMGSSATMMDPDMAGQDLGLGKLGTQAEKDRRMKKKHELLEDARRKGLPFAQWDGPTVVAWLELWLGMPAWYVAACRANVKSGAIMSALSDTEIQREIGISNPLHRLKLRLAIQEMVSLTSPSAPPTSRTASGNVWLTHEEMETMAAPSKTVNSEEGSWAQVREPCFYQTLAYGDMNHEWIGNEWLPSLGLPQYRSYFMECLVDARMLDHLTKKDLRVHLKMVDSFHRTSLQYGIMGLKKLNYDRKELERRREHSQHEMRDVLVWSNERVIRWVQSIGLRDYANILLESGVHGALVALDDNFDFTSLALLLQIPNQNTQARQILEREYNNLLALGTDRRLDECDDKDFRGPSWRRQFQPRDPHGMCMMAGSAETLPAGFRLTTSAHSRRLPPEVGSSTVQRLDTSTVRTYSC comes from the exons gaGTTTGCGGCGCTGACCAAGGAGCTGAACGCCTGCAGGGAGAACCtgctggagaaggaggaggagatctcCGAGCTGAAAGCGGAGAGGAACAACACCAGG CTCCTGCTGGAACATCTGGAGTGTCTGGTGTCCAGACACGAGCGGTCGCTGCGCATGACGGTGGTCAAGCGTCAGGCTCAGTCACCCTCGGGGGTCTCCAGCGAGGTTGAGGTCCTCAAAGCTCTCAAGTCCCTGTTTGAACACCACAAAGCCCTCGATGAGAAG GTCAGGGAGAGACTACGGGTGTCACTGGAGAGGGTGTCCGCCTTGGAGGAGGAGCTTACAGCAAACAATCAGGAG ATTGTGGCCTTACGGGAACAGAATGCTCACATCCAGAGGAAAGTGGCGTCCGGGGACGGAGGAGACGACCTCCTGGACGGAAGTGACGCTCAGCAGAAAGTCCACAGCAAG CGCCTGTCCAACGGCTCCCTGGAGTCGGCCCACGAGGCGAGTCAGGTGGTGGAGCTGCAGGACCTGCTGGAGAAGCAGAACTACGAGCTGGCCCAGATGAAGGAGCGCATGTCCTCGCTCTCCTCGCGGGTCTCCGaggtggagcaggagctggagaccGCCCGCAAGGACCTCATCAAGTCGGAGGAGATGAACATCAAGTACCAGAGGGACATCAAAGAg gccatGTGTCAAAAGGAAGACATGGAGGAGCGGATCGTCACGCTGGAGAAACGCTACCTGATGGCCCAGCGCGAGTCGACCTCGGTGCACGACATCAACGACAAACTGGAGAATGAGCTGGCCAACAAGGAGGCATTCCTCAGACAG atggaggagaagaaccGGCAGCTCCAGGAGAGGTTGGAGCTGGCCGAGCAGAAGCTCCAGCAGACCATGAGGAAGGCCGAGACGCTGCCGGAGGTCGAGGCTGAACTGGCCCAGCGGATAGCGGCCCTCACAAAG GCGGAGGAGCGTCACGGGAGCATCGAGGAGCGCATGAGGCACTTGGAGTgccagctggaggagaagaaccaGGAGCTGCTGCGG GCtcgacagagagagaagatgaacgAGGAGCACAACAAGCGGCTGTCGGACACGGTGGACCGACTCCTCACCGAGTCCAACGAGcgtctgcagcttcacctcaaGGAGAGAATGGCAGCTCTGGAGGAGAAG AACGTGTTGATCCAGGACTCTGAAGGTTACAGGAAACAGTACGAGGACTCCATCCACGAAAAA ACGCATCTAGCAGAGGAGATTGAGAAACTGAGATCGGAGATCGACCAGTTCAGACTGAGGACAGGTTCCCTCACAGAACCCAGCCTGTCAAG GTCTCATCTGGACACGTCCACCGAGCTTCGCTTCTCTCTGGGATCTCTGGCTGAAACCCAGTCGGACCACTACCGCTCGGCCAAGGTCATCCGCCGGCCGAGGAGAGGTCGAATGGGTCTGCGTGAAACCAAG GCCAAATCCCTGGGCGAGCACGAGTGGCGCTCCCAGCAGCTCGGCGTTCTGGGCGGTCACCACTTCGAGAGCGACACCGAGATGTCGGACATCGACGACGACGACAGGGAAACGATGTTCAGCTCCATGGACCTGCTCTCGCCCAGCGGCCACTCCGACGCACAAACCCTGGCCATGATgctgcaggagcagctggacGCCATCAACAAGGAGATTCg GCTGatccaggaggagaaggagtccACGGAGCTGCGGGCGGAGGAGATCGAGAACCGCGTGGCCAGCGTCAGCCTGGAGGGGCTCAACCTGGCCCGAATGCACCACCACGGAGCCTCCATCACTGCCTCGGCCACCGCCTCCTCcctggcctcctcctccccacccAGCGGACACTCCACCCCCAAACTCGACTCCCGGAGTCCTGCTCGGGACATGGAGCGGATGGGGGTCATGACACTG CCCAGTGAtctgaggaaacacaggagaaaG ATCGCAGCGGTGGACGAGGACGGCCACGAGGACAAGGCCACCATCAAGTGTGAGACATCCCCCCCTCCAACGCCACGCACAGTCcgaatgacacacacactgccagccTCCTCGCACAATGACGCACGAGG GATGGTGGCCTCCCTGGAGGCTGAGGCCAGCGCCCTGAGCAGCGTCGCCAGCAGCCAAGACTCCCTCCACAAGCAGCCGAAGAAGAAGGGCATCAAGTCATCCATCGGGCGGCTGTTCGGCAAGAAGGAGAAAGGCCGGATGG GTTCATCAGCGACCATGATGGACCCGGACATGGCCGGCCAGGACCTGGGCCTGGGGAAGCTGGGGACTCAGGCTGAGAAGGACCGCAGGATGAAAAAGAA ACACGAGCTATTGGAGGATGCCAGGAGAAAGGGTTTACCTTTCGCCCAATGGGACGGCCCAACTGTCGTCGCCTGGCTGGAG CTGTGGTTGGGGATGCCGGCGTGGTACGTGGCGGCGTGTCGAGCCAACGTGAAGAGCGGCGCCATCATGTCGGCGCTCTCCGACACGGAGATCCAGAGGGAGATCGGCATCAGCAACCCGCTGCACCGGCTCAAGCTCCGCCTGGCCATCCAGGAAATGGTCTCCCTCACCAGCCCCTCAGCCCCGCCCACTTCGAGAACC GCGTCAGGCAATGTATGGCTGACCCATGAGGAGATGGAGACCATGGCAGCCCCCTCTAAAACGGTCA ACTCTGAAGAGGGCAGCTGGGCACAGGTACGAGAACCCTGTTTCTA TCAGACTCTGGCTTACGGCGACATGAACCATGAGTGGATAGGGAACGAGTGGCTGCCCAGTCTCGGACTACCTCAGTACCGCAGCTACTTCATGGAGTGCCTGGTGGACGCCCGCATGCTGGACCACCTCACCAAGAAGGACCTGAGGGTGCACCTCAAAATGGTGGACAGCTTCCACAG AACAAGTTTACAGTACGGAATCATGGGTCTGAAGAAGCTCAACTACGACaggaaggagctggagagacgCCGGGAGCACAGCCAGCATGAGATGAGAG ACGTGCTGGTGTGGAGCAACGAGCGGGTGATCCGCTGGGTGCAGAGCATCGGCCTGAGGGACTACGCCAACATCCTACTGGAGAGCGGCGTGCACGGGGCCCTGGTCGCCCTGGACGACAACTTTGACTTCACCAGCCTTGCCCTGCTCCTCCAGATCCCCAATCAAAACACTCAG GCACGTCAGATTCTGGAGCGAGAGTACAACAATCTGTTGGCCCTGGGCACCGACAGGAGGCTGGACGAG TGTGACGACAAAGATTTCCGCGGCCCCTCGTGGAGGCGACAGTTCCAGCCCAGAGACCCTCACGGTATGTGTATGATGGCCGGATCAGCAGAGACGCTCCCTGCCGGTTTCCGTCTCACCACGTCGGCTCACTCTCGGAGGCTGCCCCCTGAGG TCGGATCCTCTACGGTGCAGCGGCTGGACACCTCCACGGTGAGAACCTATTCctgctga